TACAGCAGGAGAATGCAGATATATGTGCATTGCAGAAAATTTGTTCAAAGTAAAATGTTTTCGTAAAATTCCCGGAAACTGAATTATCCCTGAACGATCCCTttaaaacaaattaacagcttATAGAGGAGGAATGTGTGGTAAAATTGGAGGATAAGAGACTTGTGACCGTTAAATCAAATATAAAAAAGGAGGTAATCAAGAGATCTGACTTAATTCAGAGACCTTTGATTGGAGAACAAAGACATGACTtgtcttttttcatttttttttttttacagggcgTGAAGATTATCTTGAGATGACCTTGAAGCGTTTCACATTCTTGGGATAAAGCAGCAGCTAGGTTTAAAAAAGGAAGATAAAATAGAGTTCAGTCTTGTAGGAGCTAGCTAGAACTTCCATGCAAGCAAGGTCTTTCACTGCTCATGTGTGGATTGTGTACTTCATCCTAGACCTCGGCTGATCCCATACACACACCTGGTCTAAAGCATTAGTCCTGTCTTTTGTTTCTATATTATGACTATCTCTATCATTAATAACATGTGAATACCtgcgttgttttgtttttaactcTGCACTGTTATGACTCAGCTGACTTTTGTACAGCTTTCACTGTGTGATTTGATTGTTAGTTATTCTGCTGTTATGCTTGCTGAGAGTTGTGCCAACTTAGGACATCTGCTGAACATCTGAAATGTGAATGTaattcaataaaaaaaacaaacacgaaAAAATGCATACAATTCATTGTGTGTGTGAAAACGGTGTCTTTCATGTTCTCATTTTTCTCTGCTAAGCTGGATGAACCGCGTGGGCAGGAAGTCTCACCATGTTGCTGGTGAGGGGCTTGACAGTGGTGACGTTGCGGATGAAGACACTGCCCACCACCGTCTCAAAATTAAGGGCTTGCACAGTGAGATTGTAGGCCTGCACTTCAGCAAAATTTTGATTGGTGATATTCAGAACATTCTAGAGGGAAACACAGTTATATGTGGTTTTAAGGGCACAGCATCTCATGGTGTCATGGTACTGCAccaacaaaatatataaaaactGTCATAGATGGGCCTGTTGGCATATGGCATTACTTTTAGATGGTActaaaataataatgatgaaaaaaaaacctGTCAAATAAGAAACTCAAGTTAAATCTAAAAATAAATATAGATTAAATAATGTTCATGATTTCAGAAGGAAATAAATCATTTCATCCTcatgttctattctattccaccTTAAGCACAACAAGGGGACTAACTAGCTAACTAAACagataagcaaaaaaaaaaaggatttttttgCATCTAAAAATGGCTCTATCCTTCCCTCCACATGGCCATTTTCACTTCAATCAATCACTCCCCCTCCTGAGTCTCCCTCCATGCTTCATTTCATTGCACCGTTCTGTTTTCCCCCCTCCCTACTCACTGTAACTTTCAACAGGACGGCATCTTCGGTGAAGTCAACGTAGACTGACTTGACGACCACTGGCGACAGAATGACAGAACGgggaaacaggaagaacaacaccAGGGAGCTGACCAATAGGCACACAGCAACAGACACCACAACATACAGCTTTCTGTGAAAGGAAGAGTGCCATATCTCAGTGAGCTACAAATCACATGCCTACATGAGAAGTATCATCAGCCGGTTTTTGTATTACTATTACTCCTTACTATTTTCCATTACTACTTTAATTTGTTTAAAGACCAAGAAGTACAAATTTAGGGATGCAGACTGAAATGCTATGGGTTgaattccagactgatttctAAATAACAAGGTGCAAGAATATCTTGCATGGCATAACACAATAGGATCCAGTCATTAAAGCATCAAGTACAGCTGATATCAATCGGGTGTTGTTAGAAAATTAATAATTTCAACTAATGGTCGTTTTGCCTCAGAAACATTACACTAACCTAACACAACGCTGCCCACAGCGCTTTGCAGTACATGGTGTAGTATGGTAAAGGCCCTTACGTGTGTCGTGGTCTCAGCCTCTGGTCATTACAGGGAATGACAGCCACCAGCTTGCTCTCCTGGCCTgcaaaatacagaaaaaaaggtTAAATTAGTTAAAAACCTGGTTTCAGACTAAGCACTTTTGTCTGTTATGTCACAGatgataaatggtaaatggattgcattttatATGATAAATGATACTGGGACAGGATATTTTTAACATAAGTCCTTGCAGGTGCACCTCGCCTCAGCACcgacagtcagctgagactgatgaagtcacttaatgagtgatgaaacgtttctcccactaaacgttgtgtccagatgaactgattcaactttctgggatttccttacctggattattgagcatgcaacaaGACATGTGCACCTCaatccaaatgtgtgtgtgtgtgtgtgtgtgtgtgtgtgtatgcacgcgtGTTACCTCTGGGTATGCGTCCAGTGCCCTGGCAGGTTGGACAGTCCAGTGTATCACCTGAACTGTGAACTGGGCTTGAGCTTCGCCTCTTTCTGTCATCCTTCTCAATGATTGCTTGCCTGTCCTCCTTGCCGTCGTTCCCCTGATGTTCAATTCCGGCATCCCTGCATCCAGCAAGGCACTTGGTAGACTCGGCTCCCATGTCTGGTAAACAGAATGGCATGGTATGGAACAGAGTGAAataggagaagagaggaagacagaatgGACTATTAACTGTATCTATGGCCTAGCTAATTTCAAACAGATATTCATGGAGTCAATACACCTCTACATGAACGTTAGATAACCACGTCTTGCTCAGCAATATTGGGCACTATTACCACAACAAGTAGTTCAAACCAGCCATTTTCTTTTAACTACAGGTCTGCCACCCAATTTTACCCATTGTTAAAACACTGAGACCTACCAAAAGCCGACTTTTGTTAAATACCACACAGCTCACATTGTTCCTGAACATAATAGGATTTTGTGCaccgcccccccctccttttaTGACCACAAGTTTCTAAAACTTTGTATGTTTCCAGGAAGTGCTGTGCGATGTGTGAAATAGATTTGACCACTTTTGGCTATGCCAGCACTTTGAATGCAGAATAGGCACATATTTACCAGTACACTGGATATGCCTGAACAGTCCCTTGTGGTTATCATCACATTAAAAAAAGAGAACACAACAGAATAGAATCGAACATAACAGAGCTGAGTTGAATTGAcatgagtagaatagaatagaatagaatagaatagacagtCAGTGAGTCTGTAAATTGCTGAGTTCAAGGTTAAGAGTAGGAGAGAATATACAGAATGGGTGATGCAAAACTTAATATAGCAAACACAAAACTCACAAATAGTAGACACCAAACTCAACAGTTACTGGGCTGTACCACAGGTCAGTATACCCCACAGATGCGTCATGATCCGTTTCATAAAGCAGTCATAAAACGAGACCAGAGAGAGACGCAAATGAAAGCCGCTATCCGTGCACACGACACGCAAAAAAAAGTGCTCAAAAAAAGATGAGGTAACATATATTCTTACAATCCGTCCGTGAAAACAAGCGGAAGTACTCTTTTAAAACCAATGGCCTGTACATACCAGTCCTTCGTCACGCCAATTCATTTTAGTTCGTACCAGAAAAAGCCCACCTAGTCCGCGACTCCGCGTCATGTGATGTTGACAATGTCGACGTGATCAGCACGTGGGGAAGGGACTTATCGTTGAGCCCCACCGGCACTCGGTTGTACTTGTTATTTCACCTTGGCTGGAGAAGTCAATGTCCGGCTGTAAACCGCAGGGTCGTTCCGTGTCAgtggg
The nucleotide sequence above comes from Lampris incognitus isolate fLamInc1 chromosome 10, fLamInc1.hap2, whole genome shotgun sequence. Encoded proteins:
- the LOC130119406 gene encoding transmembrane protein 106B-like isoform X1, translating into MTGCEHVPTNMGAESTKCLAGCRDAGIEHQGNDGKEDRQAIIEKDDRKRRSSSPVHSSGDTLDCPTCQGTGRIPRGQESKLVAVIPCNDQRLRPRHTKLYVVVSVAVCLLVSSLVLFFLFPRSVILSPVVVKSVYVDFTEDAVLLKVTNVLNITNQNFAEVQAYNLTVQALNFETVVGSVFIRNVTTVKPLTSNMYSFEIPIKLTDKGLSNYCKSTTFKIHTLFMHLQIAMTVFYLAHFEQLSLETYEYIDCGTNTTVPHSLYTYTQW
- the LOC130119406 gene encoding transmembrane protein 106B-like isoform X2, which codes for MTRSRGLDMGAESTKCLAGCRDAGIEHQGNDGKEDRQAIIEKDDRKRRSSSPVHSSGDTLDCPTCQGTGRIPRGQESKLVAVIPCNDQRLRPRHTKLYVVVSVAVCLLVSSLVLFFLFPRSVILSPVVVKSVYVDFTEDAVLLKVTNVLNITNQNFAEVQAYNLTVQALNFETVVGSVFIRNVTTVKPLTSNMYSFEIPIKLTDKGLSNYCKSTTFKIHTLFMHLQIAMTVFYLAHFEQLSLETYEYIDCGTNTTVPHSLYTYTQW
- the LOC130119406 gene encoding transmembrane protein 106B-like isoform X3, producing the protein MGAESTKCLAGCRDAGIEHQGNDGKEDRQAIIEKDDRKRRSSSPVHSSGDTLDCPTCQGTGRIPRGQESKLVAVIPCNDQRLRPRHTKLYVVVSVAVCLLVSSLVLFFLFPRSVILSPVVVKSVYVDFTEDAVLLKVTNVLNITNQNFAEVQAYNLTVQALNFETVVGSVFIRNVTTVKPLTSNMYSFEIPIKLTDKGLSNYCKSTTFKIHTLFMHLQIAMTVFYLAHFEQLSLETYEYIDCGTNTTVPHSLYTYTQW